The Corythoichthys intestinalis isolate RoL2023-P3 chromosome 1, ASM3026506v1, whole genome shotgun sequence genome has a segment encoding these proteins:
- the LOC130921903 gene encoding gastrula zinc finger protein XlCGF17.1-like, producing MEEGLRRRQPREADGRRPQRGDQKVLLAEDIYEDLHLGQQEALQTPNVSETDHDGDHCKASKLDSLLAPLSDSDDVTSQSPNDDGQHSKRTPRTGSEHVKCSQCHKTFFNKSSLKRHTRTHTGEKPFACSQCHKRFAIKGHLRIHGRTHTGEKPFACSSCGVKFAQKVTLTNHARTHTGEKRFACSTCGQRFSGKRHLVAHTRRHTGEKPFVCSVCGKSFSVNVHLRTHARTHTGERPFSCTLCGLRFTQKISLTNHVRTHTGEKPFECTFCGKRFATKGHLKTHERMHTGEKPFACLFCGKAFSTGGHLRIHVRTHTGEKPLDCSACGLSFRDHSGLAKHARSHAEEKGLL from the coding sequence ACATCTATGAAGATCTTCATCTTGGGCAGCAGGAGGCGCTGCAAACACCCAACGTCAGCGAGACTGACCACGATGGAGACCATTGCAAAGCGTCCAAATTAGACAGCCTCTTAGCGCCACTATCCGATAGCGATGACGTCACCTCACAATCTCCAAATGACGATGGTCAACATTCTAAAAGGACTCCTCGCACAGGCAGCGAACACGTCAAGTGCTCTCAGTGCcacaaaacctttttcaacaagtCATCGTTGAAAAGACACACCAGAACGCACACCGGggagaaaccttttgcctgctcgcAATGCCATAAAAGATTTGCCATAAAAGGACATTTGAGGATACACGGGAGGACGCACACCGGGGAGAAACCTTTCGCGTGTTCCTCGTGCGGTGTTAAATTCGCCCAAAAGGTGACGTTAACAAATCACGCGAGAACTCATACTGGGGAGAAACGTTTCGCCTGCTCCACGTGCGGTCAACGATTCTCAGGAAAGAGACATTTGGTGGCGCACACGCGGAGGCACACCGGGGAGAAACCTTTTGTCTGTTCGGTTTGCGGGAAAAGTTTCTCTGTAAACGTTCATTTGAGAACCCACGCGAGAACGCACACCGGTGAAAGACCTTTTTCGTGTACGCTCTGCGGGCTGAGATTCACGCAAAAGATTAGCTTAACCAATCACGTAAGAACGCACaccggagaaaagccttttgaatGCACTTTTTGCGGGAAACGATTCGCCACGAAGGGACATTTGAAAACGCACGAGAGGATGCACACCGGAGAGAAACCGTTCGCCTGCTTATTTTGCGGCAAAGCCTTCTCCACCGGCGGGCATTTAAGGATCCACGTGAGAACGCACACCGGGGAAAAACCTTTGGACTGCTCGGCGTGCGGCTTGAGTTTCCGCGATCATTCGGGTTTGGCGAAACACGCGAGATCGCACGCTGAGGAGAAAGGCTTATTATGA